In Penaeus chinensis breed Huanghai No. 1 chromosome 40, ASM1920278v2, whole genome shotgun sequence, one genomic interval encodes:
- the LOC125047222 gene encoding calumenin-A-like: MDPGELDDEEEGMSYAEMLKRDQRRWEVADEDNDNALSLDEFTNFLHPEESERMRAVVVQETMEDIDKDKDGKISLEEYIGDMYHGDDDEFEPSWVSNERDQFREFRDKDNDGYLDEEEVQGWIIPPDYNHADAEAKHLIYEADDNADKMLTKEEILNKYDVFVGSQATDFGEALVRHDEF; this comes from the exons ATGGACCCAGGGGAACTGGACGATGAAGAGGAAGGCATGTCTTATGCAGAGATGCTAAAGCGGGACCAGCGTCGGTGGGAGGTTGcagatgaggacaatgataatgccCTCAGCCTTGACGAGTTCACCAACTTCTTGCACCCAGAGGAGTCTGAGCGCATGAGAGCAGTTGTTGTCCAGGAAACAATGGAAGATATTGACAAGGATAAAGATGGCAAAATTTCTCTGGAAGAATATATTG GAGACATGTATCATGGAGATGATGACGAGTTTGAGCCATCATGGGTGAGCAATGAGAGAGATCAGTTCCGTGAATTCAGAGACAAGGACAATGATGGGTACCTGGATGAGGAAGAG gtCCAGGGTTGGATCATCCCACCAGACTACAATCATGCCGATGCAGAAGCCAAGCACCTCATTTATGAAgcagatgataatgctgataaaatgcTTACCAAGGAAGAAATCTTGAATAAGTATGATGTATTTGTGGGTTCTCAAGCAACAGACTTTGGTGAAGCTCTTGTCAGACATGATGAATTTTAA